From one Streptomyces sp. Q6 genomic stretch:
- a CDS encoding SMI1/KNR4 family protein: protein MTTGRLGQQAAPPNAAYAGQVVHFPDPVRAARHPRGVRMDGEGFPDFSAYARAAAEIAEPPQGFGVDELRLTDYVSANAALAASGHELWDTIPPVATPHGWTWHHVRGSRRLELVPVEVKALLRHHGGLATAAVDQHKRGTRPLQDTRPAHFGLPKSGVAVTEQQVLGAEEDLGYRLPGAYRSFLKAGGGCAPVGAALDAELGLLVDQPFFTVRDEAAVNDIVYVNKCLRDHLTKDYLAVGFVQGGILAVKVRGAAIGSVWFCAYDDARDGGDTASWSVAERVERLLLPCGDDFDVFLSRLAGNPPELETVANLMVDGGFASAVPATGGE from the coding sequence ATGACGACAGGTCGGCTCGGGCAGCAAGCCGCGCCGCCGAACGCGGCCTACGCCGGGCAGGTCGTGCACTTCCCGGATCCGGTCCGCGCCGCTCGCCATCCCAGGGGTGTGCGGATGGACGGCGAGGGCTTTCCCGACTTCTCGGCGTACGCGCGCGCGGCGGCCGAGATCGCGGAGCCTCCGCAGGGGTTCGGTGTCGACGAACTGCGGCTCACGGACTACGTGTCGGCGAACGCCGCCCTGGCCGCGTCCGGTCATGAACTGTGGGACACGATCCCGCCGGTGGCGACGCCGCACGGCTGGACCTGGCACCACGTACGGGGTTCGCGGCGCCTCGAGTTGGTGCCGGTCGAGGTGAAGGCGTTGCTGCGCCACCACGGCGGTCTCGCCACGGCGGCCGTCGACCAGCACAAGCGGGGCACCCGGCCGCTCCAGGACACACGACCGGCGCACTTCGGTCTGCCGAAGTCCGGGGTCGCGGTGACCGAGCAGCAAGTCCTCGGCGCGGAGGAGGACTTGGGGTACCGGCTGCCCGGCGCCTACCGGTCGTTCCTGAAGGCGGGCGGCGGTTGCGCGCCCGTCGGGGCCGCGCTGGACGCCGAGTTGGGGCTCCTGGTCGACCAGCCGTTCTTCACGGTGCGCGACGAGGCGGCGGTCAACGACATCGTCTACGTCAACAAGTGTCTGCGCGATCACCTGACCAAGGACTATCTGGCGGTCGGCTTCGTGCAGGGCGGCATCCTCGCGGTGAAGGTGCGGGGCGCGGCGATCGGTTCCGTGTGGTTCTGCGCGTACGACGACGCGCGCGACGGCGGCGACACGGCGAGCTGGTCGGTGGCCGAGCGGGTGGAGCGTCTGCTGCTGCCGTGCGGCGACGACTTCGACGTGTTCCTGTCCCGACTGGCCGGTAATCCGCCGGAGTTGGAGACGGTGGCGAATCTGATGGTGGACGGCGGCTTCGCGAGCGCGGTCCCGGCCACAGGTGGGGAGTGA
- a CDS encoding LCP family protein, whose amino-acid sequence MAGTPTQTRPPKRRRWPRRVLLTLLVVLVLLVGYGTALYFWADSRLRTTQALTDYDGRPADGKGTDWLLVGSDSRADLTPEQRKELHVGNDTGLNTDTIMVLHHGDNGPYLISIPRDSYVTIPGHGKNKINAAFALGGAPLLTRTVEQATGLRIDHYAEVNFLGLVNVVDALGGVTLCVADGGLHDEKSGADFDAGCQEMDGVQALQYARARYSDPRGDLGRVERQRQLVDAIADKALSPSVLIPPWKLIPFLSASLDALTVDEGTGIGSLATMGRDMSRLAATTTVPVASEPYVSGVGDVVLWNDSEAEQLFAALRDDTAIPTFDGN is encoded by the coding sequence ATGGCAGGCACACCGACGCAGACGAGGCCACCGAAGCGGCGGCGCTGGCCCAGGCGGGTCCTGCTGACCCTCCTGGTCGTCCTCGTCCTGCTCGTCGGCTACGGCACGGCCCTGTATTTCTGGGCGGATTCGCGGCTGCGGACCACGCAGGCCCTCACCGACTACGACGGCCGCCCGGCGGACGGCAAGGGCACCGACTGGCTGCTCGTCGGCTCGGACTCGCGCGCGGACCTGACGCCCGAACAGCGCAAAGAGCTGCATGTGGGCAATGACACGGGCCTCAACACCGACACGATCATGGTCCTGCACCACGGGGACAACGGCCCGTACCTGATCTCGATCCCGCGCGACTCGTACGTCACGATCCCCGGGCACGGCAAGAACAAGATCAACGCGGCGTTCGCGCTGGGCGGCGCTCCGCTCCTGACGCGGACCGTCGAGCAGGCGACGGGGCTGCGTATCGACCACTACGCCGAGGTCAACTTCCTGGGTCTGGTGAACGTCGTCGACGCGCTCGGCGGCGTCACCCTCTGCGTCGCCGACGGCGGGCTGCACGACGAGAAGTCCGGCGCCGACTTCGACGCGGGCTGCCAGGAGATGGACGGGGTCCAGGCCCTCCAGTACGCGCGGGCCCGCTACTCCGACCCGCGCGGCGACCTCGGGCGGGTCGAGCGGCAGCGGCAGCTCGTCGACGCGATCGCCGACAAGGCGCTCAGCCCGTCGGTCCTGATCCCGCCGTGGAAGCTGATCCCGTTCCTGAGCGCCTCGCTCGACGCGCTCACCGTCGACGAGGGCACCGGCATCGGATCGCTGGCGACGATGGGCCGCGACATGTCCCGGCTGGCGGCCACGACGACCGTCCCGGTGGCGAGCGAGCCGTACGTGTCCGGGGTCGGTGACGTCGTCCTGTGGAACGACAGCGAGGCCGAGCAGCTCTTCGCCGCCCTGCGCGACGACACCGCGATTCCGACTTTCGACGGCAATTGA
- the def gene encoding peptide deformylase: MGEGRLLPEVERGAVRRITVVGEPVLHRRCAPVTEAHFGTADLARLVDDMFATNHVAHGAGLAANQVDVDLQLFVWDIEDDWGVRHVGHIANPVLDEEPVAGRRLVEEMEGCLSVPGPYKTVPRADHAVVRGQDKDGNPLVVEGRGYFARCLLHETDHLHGRLYLDRLATRERRDALREMEDLRDGVLARRAAMAERLGK, from the coding sequence ATGGGCGAGGGGCGGCTGCTGCCGGAGGTCGAGCGCGGCGCGGTGCGGCGCATCACGGTGGTCGGCGAGCCGGTGCTGCACCGGCGGTGCGCACCGGTCACCGAGGCGCACTTCGGCACGGCCGACCTCGCGCGGCTCGTCGACGACATGTTCGCCACGAACCACGTCGCGCACGGCGCGGGCCTCGCCGCGAACCAGGTCGACGTCGACCTCCAGCTCTTCGTCTGGGACATCGAGGACGACTGGGGCGTGCGGCACGTCGGTCACATCGCGAACCCGGTCCTCGACGAGGAGCCGGTCGCCGGCCGCAGACTCGTCGAGGAGATGGAGGGCTGCCTGTCCGTCCCCGGCCCGTACAAGACCGTGCCGCGCGCCGACCACGCGGTCGTCCGCGGCCAGGACAAGGACGGCAACCCACTGGTCGTCGAGGGCCGCGGCTACTTCGCCCGCTGCCTCCTGCACGAGACGGACCACCTCCACGGCCGCCTCTACCTCGACCGTCTCGCCACACGCGAACGCCGGGACGCGCTGCGGGAGATGGAGGACCTGCGCGACGGCGTCCTCGCCCGGCGCGCGGCCATGGCGGAGCGACTCGGCAAGTAG
- a CDS encoding phosphotransferase, with product MSGDGEALPGGHIHHVTRVGATVRRASTPRSAFVHELLALFERRGWPGAPRFLGVDDEGREILDYVPGRAALTAAERRSARTDDCLTQLAVLVRQFHDMTAGTALAAGHEVVCHNDLDPRNTVYALDTGVGTWHPTAFIDWDLAAPGRRIDDVAHVCWQYLDLGPAVEDVRETSRRLRLLCDAYGLTDRAPLLDAVLDWQDRCVRGIDAGADRGDPAMLRLCERGVVTGIRAARAWVDAHRTALAASL from the coding sequence GTGAGCGGCGACGGCGAGGCACTGCCCGGCGGGCACATCCACCACGTGACCCGCGTGGGCGCGACGGTCCGCAGGGCATCCACGCCCCGCTCGGCCTTCGTCCACGAGTTGCTCGCCCTGTTCGAGCGACGTGGCTGGCCGGGCGCGCCCCGCTTCCTCGGCGTCGACGACGAGGGCCGGGAGATCCTCGACTACGTGCCGGGCCGCGCGGCCCTCACCGCCGCGGAACGACGGTCGGCCCGCACGGACGACTGCCTCACCCAACTGGCCGTTCTGGTCAGGCAGTTCCACGACATGACGGCGGGTACGGCACTGGCCGCGGGCCACGAGGTCGTCTGCCACAACGACCTCGACCCCCGCAACACGGTCTACGCCCTCGACACCGGCGTCGGCACTTGGCACCCCACGGCCTTCATCGACTGGGACCTGGCCGCCCCCGGCCGCCGCATCGACGACGTCGCGCACGTCTGCTGGCAGTACCTGGACCTGGGGCCGGCCGTCGAGGACGTGCGCGAGACCTCCCGCCGCCTGCGTCTGCTCTGCGACGCCTACGGCCTCACCGACCGGGCGCCGCTCCTCGACGCCGTCCTGGACTGGCAGGACCGCTGCGTGCGCGGCATCGACGCGGGCGCGGACCGGGGCGACCCTGCGATGCTCCGGCTGTGCGAGCGGGGTGTGGTGACCGGGATCCGCGCGGCCCGCGCCTGGGTGGACGCCCACCGCACGGCACTGGCCGCGTCCCTGTGA
- a CDS encoding GNAT family N-acetyltransferase: MNTHTSGPVPEPVPVAASVAKAGPVEVTRVADGQWQAREGELLVGTADLAHRPGGRAFISVDAWTDEAFDRLARVVPAELPTPLHTVVDEADHALIARWGRAGFLPGRREGEYVVPTDPRITGLGSAPVPRGVTIVPFGEAEDAPLRALDRAIRDEIAAAGGWHTMPAEVVPLPDGVTVVDPAKYAVAVLDGRYVGMLRIAPVPRRPRIGVLAVRADVRRRGIGRALLAGALGALHAAGVPDAWAEAQESQHAAVSLLEGVGARRVGGNVELERR; this comes from the coding sequence ATGAACACACACACGTCAGGACCCGTACCGGAACCGGTACCCGTAGCGGCATCCGTGGCGAAAGCCGGGCCCGTCGAGGTCACGCGCGTCGCGGACGGCCAGTGGCAGGCCCGTGAGGGGGAGCTGCTCGTCGGCACCGCGGACCTCGCGCACCGGCCCGGCGGCCGGGCCTTCATCAGCGTCGACGCCTGGACCGACGAGGCGTTCGACCGGCTCGCCCGCGTCGTGCCCGCCGAGCTGCCCACCCCGCTGCACACCGTGGTCGACGAGGCCGACCACGCGCTCATCGCCCGCTGGGGGCGGGCCGGTTTCCTGCCGGGCCGCCGCGAGGGCGAGTACGTCGTCCCCACCGATCCCCGGATCACGGGACTCGGCTCCGCGCCCGTGCCGCGCGGGGTGACGATCGTGCCGTTCGGCGAGGCGGAGGACGCCCCGCTGCGCGCCCTCGACCGGGCAATCCGCGACGAGATCGCCGCCGCAGGCGGCTGGCACACCATGCCCGCCGAGGTGGTGCCGCTGCCCGACGGCGTCACCGTCGTCGACCCCGCGAAGTACGCCGTGGCCGTCCTCGACGGCCGGTACGTGGGGATGCTCAGGATCGCGCCGGTGCCGCGCAGGCCACGGATCGGGGTGCTCGCCGTCCGCGCCGACGTGCGGCGCCGCGGTATCGGGCGGGCCCTGCTCGCCGGGGCCCTCGGCGCGCTGCACGCCGCCGGTGTCCCGGACGCCTGGGCCGAGGCGCAGGAGTCCCAGCACGCCGCCGTGTCCCTCCTGGAGGGCGTCGGTGCCCGGCGGGTCGGCGGCAACGTCGAGCTGGAGCGCCGATGA
- the infA gene encoding translation initiation factor IF-1, translating into MGRVAKGIEKEGVVVECLRGATFRVEMQKGHVVLAHISGKMRKHHIKILPYDRVLVEISPYDLTRGRILFRYRS; encoded by the coding sequence ATGGGGCGCGTGGCGAAGGGCATCGAGAAGGAGGGCGTCGTCGTGGAGTGCCTGCGCGGGGCGACGTTCCGGGTGGAGATGCAGAAGGGGCACGTGGTGCTCGCGCACATCAGCGGCAAGATGCGCAAGCACCACATCAAGATCCTCCCGTACGACCGGGTCCTGGTGGAGATCAGCCCGTACGACCTGACCCGCGGCCGGATTCTCTTCCGGTACCGGTCGTAG